From Pseudomonas vanderleydeniana, the proteins below share one genomic window:
- a CDS encoding DUF6124 family protein: MFKPTPNPPATPRAGIIDPRLVDQALAHYDLGPDAVPKPAPASVTAAAPTNQPPTSPNPEDTLLDLHSILQSAAATAYENADNQTGPNRKVAMGVVHLIELAQLRMGLLEQQVVAASS; encoded by the coding sequence ATGTTCAAACCCACCCCCAATCCGCCGGCTACACCTCGTGCCGGAATCATTGATCCTCGTCTAGTCGACCAGGCGCTGGCCCACTATGATCTGGGGCCGGATGCTGTACCGAAACCTGCACCCGCCTCTGTCACTGCCGCCGCACCGACAAACCAGCCACCGACCTCGCCGAATCCCGAAGACACCCTGCTCGACCTTCACTCGATCCTGCAATCAGCGGCCGCCACGGCCTATGAGAACGCCGACAACCAGACCGGCCCGAATCGCAAGGTCGCGATGGGGGTGGTGCACCTGATTGAGCTTGCACAGTTGAGAATGGGCCTGCTGGAGCAGCAGGTAGTAGCCGCCAGTAGTTGA
- a CDS encoding DUF1963 domain-containing protein, with the protein MDIEEIKLQLVRPATKFVAGGFRPTHEHDESWLGKVFLFRPDETIPVNAAGEQILPYAQFYLPSLPYTCPALANVRVLTLFMSREFPEPFEPMGANWLIREYGDTDTLVNKSLSVADSPLKAFPLKAELMDDFPLWDGGGVPAELEDEILKLERAGTIDSYYDLTTHVYEHKIGGYPSFCQSGVDPGDGFEFVFQVSSDAKIHLNVVDSGSLMFWKNTATGEWQLYYDFY; encoded by the coding sequence ATGGATATCGAAGAGATCAAGTTGCAGTTGGTACGACCCGCGACAAAATTTGTCGCCGGCGGGTTTCGACCTACCCATGAGCACGATGAAAGCTGGCTGGGCAAGGTCTTCCTGTTTCGACCTGATGAAACCATTCCGGTGAACGCCGCGGGTGAGCAGATACTGCCCTATGCGCAGTTTTACCTGCCCAGCCTGCCCTACACCTGCCCGGCACTGGCGAACGTTCGGGTACTCACGCTCTTCATGTCCAGGGAGTTTCCAGAGCCATTCGAGCCCATGGGCGCCAATTGGTTGATCAGGGAGTACGGCGATACCGATACCCTGGTCAACAAATCACTTTCCGTGGCGGACTCGCCCCTCAAGGCGTTTCCCTTGAAGGCCGAGTTGATGGACGACTTTCCGTTATGGGATGGCGGTGGCGTTCCCGCAGAGCTTGAGGACGAGATACTCAAACTCGAACGAGCCGGGACGATAGACAGCTACTACGACCTGACCACCCATGTTTACGAGCACAAGATCGGCGGCTATCCCTCGTTTTGCCAATCGGGTGTTGATCCGGGTGATGGTTTTGAGTTCGTGTTTCAGGTTTCGTCAGATGCAAAGATCCATTTGAACGTGGTCGACAGCGGTAGCCTCATGTTCTGGAAAAACACGGCAACAGGGGAATGGCAGCTTTACTACGACTTCTACTGA
- a CDS encoding LysR family transcriptional regulator encodes MFYVKSSPESRPPAPAAPQGPKWDAGEAVGQLSWDDLRIIKTLSDCGNRADTAKKLGINVSTVSRRLSQVEKSLGVALFDHRKAGYLLTAEGAELRALAERVELDIVSVTRRVSRAGQGPLGKLRITTSDSLLLYFLTPIIANFKTLNEGITIEVLVGNQTLSLARDESDIAVRATRKPADTLVGRKLANIAWAAYGTAKQAVTADPFAEGQSWVSYSGGLQGLKATNYVECRVAPERISYRTDSVAAASAAIAAGLGFGFLPCMLGDITPGLVRVGPVVRELQDELWLLTHQDIRKSWRVKAFMTFCAAAVADLKPLVEGHQPLQAS; translated from the coding sequence ATGTTTTACGTGAAGTCGTCACCTGAAAGCCGTCCGCCCGCCCCTGCTGCTCCCCAAGGCCCCAAATGGGATGCTGGCGAGGCTGTCGGCCAGCTCTCATGGGACGATTTGCGGATCATCAAGACCTTGAGCGATTGTGGCAATCGCGCTGACACGGCCAAGAAGCTCGGCATCAATGTCTCCACCGTGTCGCGGCGCCTCTCCCAGGTTGAGAAATCACTCGGGGTGGCGCTCTTCGATCATCGAAAGGCGGGCTACTTGCTGACGGCCGAGGGTGCCGAGTTGCGTGCACTGGCCGAGCGCGTCGAGCTGGACATCGTCAGTGTCACCCGCAGGGTTTCGCGGGCCGGCCAGGGCCCCCTGGGGAAACTGCGGATCACCACCAGCGACTCGCTGCTTCTGTACTTTCTCACCCCGATCATCGCGAATTTCAAAACCCTCAATGAAGGCATCACGATCGAAGTGCTGGTGGGCAACCAGACGTTGAGCCTGGCCAGGGATGAGTCGGATATCGCCGTGCGTGCCACCCGAAAGCCGGCGGACACGCTGGTGGGTCGCAAGCTGGCCAACATCGCCTGGGCCGCTTATGGCACCGCCAAGCAGGCGGTCACTGCCGATCCCTTCGCGGAAGGACAGTCCTGGGTGTCCTACTCAGGCGGCTTACAGGGTTTGAAGGCGACGAACTATGTCGAGTGCCGGGTGGCCCCGGAGCGTATCTCGTACCGCACGGACTCGGTTGCCGCCGCCAGCGCGGCCATCGCGGCCGGCCTGGGCTTTGGTTTTCTGCCCTGCATGCTCGGCGACATCACGCCCGGGTTGGTTCGCGTCGGCCCCGTGGTGCGCGAGCTGCAGGACGAGCTCTGGCTGCTCACCCACCAGGACATCAGAAAGTCCTGGCGGGTCAAAGCCTTCATGACCTTCTGCGCAGCGGCCGTGGCCGACCTCAAGCCTCTGGTGGAAGGGCATCAGCCTTTACAGGCCTCATAG
- a CDS encoding RidA family protein, with the protein MAASRPFNDDTAYWGVPWEDSYGYPQARRVGNEIFVSGQFNHDEEGNLVAPAPLDADGRPSDYSSMGEQMRVSYDNISKLLALYGATLQDVVEETLYVLDMDAAFAVVGKVRKAAYGTERPQAASNIIGVSRLAQRPQLIEIVCRAVIGAQSR; encoded by the coding sequence ATGGCAGCTTCACGACCTTTCAACGACGACACCGCCTACTGGGGTGTTCCATGGGAAGACAGCTACGGTTATCCGCAGGCGCGGCGGGTAGGGAACGAGATCTTCGTGTCGGGGCAGTTCAACCACGACGAGGAGGGCAACCTGGTCGCCCCCGCGCCGCTGGATGCCGACGGCAGGCCGAGCGATTACTCCTCGATGGGAGAGCAGATGCGGGTCTCCTACGACAACATTTCCAAGCTGCTCGCCCTGTATGGCGCCACGCTGCAGGATGTCGTCGAAGAGACGCTGTATGTGCTGGACATGGACGCGGCCTTTGCCGTTGTCGGCAAGGTGCGCAAGGCCGCCTACGGCACGGAACGCCCCCAGGCTGCCAGTAACATCATCGGGGTATCGCGACTCGCGCAACGGCCGCAACTGATCGAGATCGTGTGCAGGGCGGTGATCGGCGCGCAGAGCCGATAA
- a CDS encoding helix-turn-helix domain-containing protein, with protein MNSNDCIVLATVEVDLPKRLKPWQVRTAKQLMLDHLDRGISVAEIARACALSRSHFSRMFKESTRLPPQEWLREQRLSKSKELLTRSRMLLVDIALECGFCDQAHFSRTFLKAEGMTPLSWRQQALYPNAGLRSA; from the coding sequence ATGAACAGTAACGATTGCATCGTGTTGGCGACTGTTGAAGTGGATTTGCCCAAGCGGCTCAAGCCCTGGCAAGTCCGCACGGCCAAGCAATTGATGTTGGATCATCTGGATCGAGGAATATCGGTGGCAGAAATCGCACGAGCCTGCGCACTGTCACGCAGTCACTTTTCACGCATGTTCAAGGAAAGCACTCGGCTCCCTCCCCAGGAGTGGCTGCGCGAACAGCGGCTGAGCAAGAGCAAGGAGCTACTGACCCGTTCACGGATGCTGCTGGTCGATATCGCGCTGGAGTGCGGCTTCTGTGACCAGGCGCATTTTTCCAGAACATTCCTGAAAGCCGAGGGGATGACGCCGTTGTCCTGGAGGCAGCAGGCCCTCTATCCGAACGCCGGCCTCCGGTCGGCGTGA
- a CDS encoding p-hydroxyphenylacetate 3-hydroxylase reductase component, with protein sequence MSAEFDSRAFRRALGNFATGVTVVTAATADGRRVGVTANSFNSVSLEPALILWSLDKRSGSLEVFEQASHFAVNILAADQIDHSNHFARSKDDRFADIEHEVGEGGAPLLADCSARFRCEKYQMVDGGDHWILIGKVVAFDDFGRAPLLYHQGAYSMVLPHTRITQPDLQERPSSHFQGRLRDNLYYLMTQAVRCYQGTYQPRQLATGLRTSEARMLMVLENDAGLSQAELLREVAMPQREVEEAIANLCRKGLVTETEGRVRLSVAGIDQTEALWTIAREQQERVFSQFDEEQVANFKQVLQAIISA encoded by the coding sequence ATGTCTGCTGAATTCGATTCGCGCGCGTTTCGCCGTGCGCTGGGTAACTTCGCCACCGGCGTGACCGTGGTCACCGCCGCCACCGCCGACGGTCGCCGGGTCGGCGTCACCGCCAACAGCTTCAACTCGGTCTCGCTGGAGCCGGCGCTGATTCTCTGGAGCCTGGACAAGCGCTCGGGGAGCCTGGAGGTGTTCGAACAGGCCAGCCATTTCGCCGTGAACATCCTCGCCGCCGACCAGATCGACCACTCCAATCACTTCGCCCGCAGCAAGGACGATCGCTTCGCCGACATCGAGCATGAAGTGGGCGAAGGCGGGGCGCCGCTGCTGGCCGACTGCTCGGCGCGCTTTCGCTGTGAAAAGTACCAGATGGTCGACGGCGGCGATCACTGGATCCTGATCGGCAAGGTGGTGGCCTTCGACGACTTCGGCCGCGCACCGCTGCTGTATCACCAGGGTGCCTACTCGATGGTGCTGCCGCACACCCGCATCACCCAGCCGGACCTGCAGGAGCGCCCGAGCAGCCACTTCCAGGGCCGCCTGCGTGACAACCTCTACTACCTGATGACCCAGGCCGTGCGCTGCTACCAGGGCACCTACCAGCCACGGCAACTGGCGACCGGCCTGCGCACCAGCGAAGCACGCATGCTGATGGTGCTGGAGAACGATGCGGGCCTGAGCCAGGCCGAACTGCTGCGCGAAGTGGCAATGCCGCAGCGTGAAGTGGAAGAGGCCATCGCCAACCTGTGCCGCAAGGGCCTGGTCACCGAAACGGAAGGGCGTGTGCGACTGTCCGTAGCCGGCATCGACCAGACCGAGGCGCTCTGGACCATTGCCCGTGAGCAGCAGGAGCGGGTGTTCAGCCAGTTCGATGAGGAGCAGGTGGCGAACTTCAAGCAGGTGTTGCAGGCGATTATTTCGGCCTGA
- a CDS encoding p-hydroxyphenylacetate 3-hydroxylase oxygenase component, producing MKQPNPLLEDLKAILPTIAANAAQAEKDRQVPAENIALLKQIGLHRAFLPKVYGGLEISLPQFCDCIALLAGACASTAWAMSLLCTHSHQMAMFSKQMQDEIWGENPDATASSSIAPFGKVEEVEGGVMFSGQMGWSSGCDHAEWAILGCRRVNQEGGQDYGFAVLPRSDYEIRDDWFSAGIKGSGTKTLVVDNVFVPNHRIQKAKDMMEGKSAGFGLYPDSKVFYSPYRPYFASGFATVSLGVAERMLDAFKEKTRNRVRAYTGAQVGAATPALMRLAESTHQVAAARAFLEKTWAEHAEHSEAHRYPSRETLAFWRTNQGYAVKMCIQAVDRLFEAAGGGAWMESNELQRLWRDSHMTGAHAYTDYDVCTQILGRELMGLEPDPSMA from the coding sequence ATGAAACAGCCCAACCCGCTGCTCGAAGACCTCAAGGCCATTCTGCCGACCATCGCCGCCAATGCCGCGCAGGCGGAAAAGGACCGCCAGGTCCCTGCTGAAAACATTGCCCTGCTCAAACAGATCGGCCTGCATCGGGCATTCCTGCCCAAGGTCTACGGTGGCCTGGAAATCTCCCTGCCGCAGTTCTGCGACTGCATCGCGCTGCTGGCCGGCGCCTGTGCCAGTACCGCCTGGGCCATGAGCCTGCTGTGCACCCACAGCCACCAGATGGCGATGTTCTCCAAGCAGATGCAGGACGAAATCTGGGGCGAAAACCCCGATGCCACCGCCAGCAGCTCGATCGCGCCGTTCGGCAAGGTCGAGGAAGTCGAGGGTGGGGTGATGTTCAGCGGCCAGATGGGCTGGAGCAGCGGTTGCGACCACGCCGAGTGGGCGATCCTCGGTTGCCGCCGGGTCAACCAAGAAGGCGGCCAGGACTACGGCTTCGCCGTGCTGCCGCGCAGCGACTACGAGATTCGCGATGACTGGTTCTCCGCCGGCATCAAGGGCAGTGGCACCAAGACCCTGGTCGTCGACAACGTGTTTGTGCCCAACCATCGTATCCAGAAAGCCAAGGACATGATGGAAGGCAAGTCGGCCGGTTTCGGCCTGTACCCGGACAGCAAGGTCTTCTACTCGCCATACCGTCCGTACTTCGCCAGCGGCTTTGCCACCGTCAGCCTGGGCGTGGCCGAGCGCATGCTCGACGCCTTCAAGGAAAAGACCCGCAACCGCGTACGGGCCTATACCGGCGCCCAGGTCGGCGCGGCCACCCCGGCGCTGATGCGCCTGGCCGAGTCCACCCACCAGGTTGCCGCAGCACGCGCCTTCCTGGAAAAGACCTGGGCCGAGCACGCCGAACACAGCGAAGCCCATCGCTACCCGAGCCGCGAGACCCTGGCCTTCTGGCGAACCAACCAGGGCTATGCGGTGAAGATGTGCATCCAGGCCGTCGACCGGCTGTTCGAAGCCGCCGGTGGCGGGGCGTGGATGGAGTCCAACGAACTGCAACGCCTGTGGCGCGACTCGCACATGACCGGCGCCCATGCCTACACCGATTACGACGTCTGCACGCAGATCCTCGGCCGCGAGCTGATGGGCCTGGAACCCGACCCGAGCATGGCCTGA
- the hpaR gene encoding homoprotocatechuate degradation operon regulator HpaR: MPVPRPSLTLSLLQAREAAMAFFRPSLNAHDLTEQQWRIIRILRQNGELESYQLAEKACILKPSMSGVLVRMERDGLVRRFKSNEDQRRMFVALTDAGQQRFVEMADDMELNYQRLVSRLGEDKLALLTELLDELKAIEP, from the coding sequence ATGCCCGTGCCACGTCCCTCACTGACCCTTTCGTTGCTCCAGGCCCGCGAAGCCGCGATGGCCTTTTTCCGTCCTTCGCTCAATGCCCACGACCTGACCGAGCAGCAGTGGCGGATCATCCGCATCCTGCGCCAGAACGGCGAGCTGGAGAGCTACCAGTTGGCCGAGAAGGCCTGCATCCTCAAGCCGAGCATGTCCGGTGTGCTGGTGCGCATGGAGCGTGACGGCCTGGTGCGTCGCTTCAAGTCCAACGAGGACCAGCGGCGCATGTTCGTCGCCCTGACCGACGCCGGCCAGCAGCGTTTTGTCGAGATGGCCGACGACATGGAATTGAACTACCAGCGCCTGGTGTCGCGCCTGGGCGAAGACAAGCTGGCGCTGCTCACCGAGCTGCTCGACGAGCTCAAAGCCATCGAGCCGTAA
- the hpaA gene encoding 4-hydroxyphenylacetate catabolism regulatory protein HpaA, which translates to MRSERSPIPNINIGQVYDQRYSDAEIHYDRLSNLAGFFGRNMPVHRHDRFFQVHYVKSGAVRVYLDDRQFVERGPMFFITPPTIPHSFVTEFDADGHVLTVRQQLVWQLLEEDPALAPPPPMAPVCVALDRLDGDQLAEARRLELMFEALREEIEGQANGRAPALHALTRLVLISLLRLSAHALKARPARHEDLQVFHRFNALIEAHYLEHLPLAGYAERLGVTEARLNDICRRIADLSSKRLVLERLMQEARRLLLFTGHSANEICYQLGFKDPAYFSRFFQRYAQMTPGEYRQRQGGFRG; encoded by the coding sequence ATGCGCAGCGAACGTTCGCCCATCCCCAACATCAACATCGGGCAGGTCTACGACCAGCGCTACAGCGATGCCGAGATCCACTACGACCGCCTGAGCAACCTGGCCGGTTTCTTCGGCCGCAACATGCCGGTGCACCGGCACGACCGGTTTTTCCAGGTGCATTACGTCAAGAGCGGGGCGGTGCGCGTGTACCTGGACGACCGGCAGTTCGTCGAACGCGGGCCGATGTTCTTCATCACGCCGCCGACCATCCCGCATTCCTTCGTCACCGAGTTCGACGCTGACGGGCATGTGCTGACCGTGCGCCAGCAACTGGTCTGGCAACTGCTCGAAGAGGACCCGGCGCTCGCGCCACCGCCGCCGATGGCGCCGGTGTGCGTGGCCCTGGACCGCCTTGACGGTGACCAGCTGGCCGAAGCGCGGCGCCTGGAACTGATGTTCGAGGCGCTGCGGGAAGAGATCGAGGGCCAGGCCAATGGCCGTGCGCCGGCGCTGCACGCGCTGACCCGGCTGGTGCTGATCAGCCTGCTGCGGTTGTCGGCGCATGCGCTCAAGGCACGGCCGGCGCGGCACGAGGACCTGCAGGTGTTTCACCGCTTCAACGCGTTGATCGAGGCCCACTACCTGGAGCACCTGCCGCTGGCCGGCTATGCCGAGCGCCTGGGCGTGACTGAGGCGCGGCTGAACGACATCTGCCGACGCATCGCCGACCTGTCCTCCAAGCGCCTGGTGCTCGAGCGCCTGATGCAGGAGGCGCGGCGCCTGCTGCTGTTCACCGGTCATTCGGCCAACGAGATCTGCTACCAGCTCGGCTTCAAGGACCCGGCCTATTTCAGTCGGTTCTTCCAACGGTATGCGCAGATGACACCGGGGGAATACCGGCAGCGCCAGGGCGGTTTCAGAGGGTGA
- a CDS encoding fumarylacetoacetate hydrolase family protein gives MPRSLYDTAHGTLFGIALNYQGLLAQRLPEFNAAPYKEPPVKPVLFIKTPNTRNQHDGTVERPTGERLQPGPALAVVIGKRASRVSEAQALEYVAGYTIANEFSLPEDSYYRPAVKAKCRDGFCALGPVLVPTQDIPNPQTLTLKLLVNGEVVQENTTANQVRGVAKLIAELSEFMTLDVGDVLITGTPEGRVDVQPGDRVDVEITGLGRLTNHIVSEQEPRP, from the coding sequence ATGCCCCGAAGCCTGTACGACACGGCCCACGGAACGCTGTTCGGCATCGCCCTGAACTACCAAGGCCTGCTTGCCCAGCGCCTGCCCGAGTTCAACGCGGCGCCCTACAAGGAACCACCGGTCAAGCCGGTGCTGTTCATCAAGACGCCCAACACCCGCAACCAGCACGACGGCACCGTCGAGCGGCCGACTGGCGAACGCCTGCAGCCGGGCCCGGCCCTGGCCGTGGTGATCGGCAAGCGCGCCAGCCGGGTCAGCGAGGCCCAGGCCCTGGAGTACGTGGCCGGCTACACCATCGCCAACGAATTCAGCCTGCCGGAAGACAGCTACTACCGCCCGGCGGTCAAGGCCAAGTGCCGCGATGGCTTCTGCGCCCTCGGCCCGGTGCTGGTGCCGACCCAGGACATCCCTAACCCGCAGACGCTGACCCTCAAGCTGTTGGTCAACGGCGAAGTGGTGCAGGAAAACACCACCGCCAACCAGGTGCGTGGCGTGGCCAAGTTGATTGCCGAACTGAGCGAGTTCATGACCCTGGATGTCGGCGATGTGTTGATCACCGGCACCCCGGAAGGTCGTGTCGACGTGCAGCCGGGAGACCGGGTGGATGTCGAGATCACCGGCCTGGGCCGTTTGACCAACCACATCGTCAGTGAACAGGAGCCTCGCCCATGA
- a CDS encoding fumarylacetoacetate hydrolase family protein — MKHARILFEGVVHAVQVNDDHSVRLEDGRVLGEQQVTWLPPATGNMFALGLNYADHARELAFTPPTEPLAFIKSPGTYTGHHQQTWRPDGVTYMHYECELVAVIGKPAKNVKREDALQYLAGYTVCNDYAIRDYLENYYRPNLRVKNRDATTPVGPWIVDVADVPDPSNLTLRTWINGELKQEGTTADMIFDIPCLIEYFSSFMTLQPGDMIATGTPEGLADVVPGDEVVVEVEGVGRLVNRIVSEADFFKNNVKHNKA, encoded by the coding sequence ATGAAACACGCCCGTATCCTGTTCGAAGGCGTCGTGCACGCGGTGCAGGTCAACGACGACCACAGCGTGCGCCTGGAAGATGGCCGCGTGCTCGGCGAGCAGCAGGTCACCTGGCTGCCTCCGGCCACCGGCAACATGTTCGCCCTGGGCCTGAACTACGCCGACCACGCTCGCGAACTGGCCTTCACCCCGCCGACCGAGCCGCTGGCGTTCATCAAGTCGCCGGGCACCTACACCGGTCACCACCAGCAGACCTGGCGCCCGGACGGCGTGACCTACATGCACTACGAGTGCGAGCTGGTCGCGGTGATCGGCAAACCGGCCAAGAACGTCAAGCGCGAAGACGCCCTGCAGTACCTGGCCGGCTACACCGTGTGCAACGACTACGCCATCCGCGACTACCTGGAAAACTACTACCGCCCCAACCTGCGGGTGAAGAACCGCGACGCCACCACTCCGGTCGGCCCGTGGATCGTCGATGTCGCCGATGTGCCGGACCCGTCGAACCTGACACTGCGCACCTGGATCAACGGCGAGCTGAAACAGGAAGGCACCACTGCGGACATGATCTTCGACATCCCCTGCCTGATCGAATACTTCTCCAGCTTCATGACCCTGCAGCCGGGCGACATGATCGCCACCGGCACGCCGGAGGGCCTGGCCGACGTGGTGCCGGGCGATGAAGTGGTGGTGGAAGTCGAGGGCGTCGGTCGCCTGGTCAACCGGATCGTCAGCGAAGCGGACTTCTTCAAGAACAACGTCAAGCACAACAAGGCATGA